Sequence from the Cervus elaphus chromosome 19, mCerEla1.1, whole genome shotgun sequence genome:
AAAATCCTAATTACAAGAAAGCATGTCAGTTATTGGGAATATCTGTCCAAACACCTGGATTTCATATGAGCCAGTTGTGAGTGCCACTGGATCTGGAGTATCTGGATGTGTGTTAAAGACATTCGTTTAGAAATCTGTggtggaaagaataaaataatgcatttaaaaacTTAGTCACTCTGCTTATAGCTGTGATGTTATATTTTCTTAgggaaattttgaaatatatacaaaaagaaaaatgaacattttgcCATTAATGGTTCAGATGAGTCAAACAGTAGATGAAGtcccattaaaaaagaaacacaaatttttTGTACCACCCTTTATAAATTTAAGTGATTCTGATTTATATAGTGGGAACTCCCCCTCCCCAATAAAGTATggatgcagcagcagcagaccataTATCAAAATGACAGAACTATTCTCATGCTGAACGTTATGATAATCCAGTCTATTTTTTCTCATCATATTTTGTcaaccttttttattttccaccCACAGGATAAAAGATGATATTGATGTTAGGTAGATTAGCAGTACTTGTCTCATCTGAGGTCATTTAGTTTTTCCTATCTTTCATCAGGCAATATTGTATATTCCTGTTGTGATGCCTCTGAAAAAAAGACAGGCTTCAAGagaagtttcttttctctctctgctttccatgTCAGCTTCATCCTAGAGCTGACCCCCTAATTGGTTGAGACCAGGTTTGGCTTATCCTCCTGTGGTGGGAAGAGCCAGGACTATGTTGATTGGTTCAGGCCAGTAATGCTGTAGGATAGAATCAATTCCTGCTCCATGGCTTGGACATTTTGGTCTTGTTAAGAAAAGACATAAAGGAAATGGGGAAACCACTCACAATGATATCTTTTTACTGCAAACAAAACAAGCTTTGAAAATTCTACAATATACTATACTAGATATTTGTAATGTCATATGCTATGTTTCggtatttctgttttgcaaatatacTGATATTAACAGTTCATTTTTTCTTGGGTCTTTTTAGAGGACAAGAATTTTGGGCAGATTTGAATGCCATGAATGTGTATGAAACAGCTGAATTTGACCAACTACGAAGGCTGTCCACACCACCCTCTAGCAATGTCAACTCTATTTACCACACAGTCTGGAAATTCTTCTGTAGGGACCACTTTGGATGGAGGGAGTATCCTGAGGTATTTACAGAGTATTTTTCCAAAAagtgcatttaaatttttttgtctttcactGTTCCTTTCTGATGATGGCTAGATAGAACCACAAACCAAAGAGCTTTTGGATATTGCCTTGTTGACAATGAATAATACttttctctcttgatttttctggaaatgtatttttttcccattaatttcCTGGAGCCCGTAAATGGAATACCATTGTTATCAGAGAGAAAATGCTTTTCCCGGTGTCTTATTACAATAGGGACCAAGTATTTACTGTGATAAGTACTCAGACTCAGTGCCAACTTTGGAGTAATTTTAATGAGATGAGCACTAGTGTAACTTTTGACTATATCTGGCTCCTGGTGATTGGATCATGTGTTAAACTATTAGCATTTTAGAAGACTGGGGAAAACAATTGCCCTTATGCCCCTGGAAGAAGTActtgaaaatgtttattgaactgTGGTCAAGCAAATcagtcatttaaaattatatcacaAGTGCATAGGTATCCTTAGTCTGAGATGGTAAGAATAGTTCATCAATTACACAGTGAGGTTTTAAAATGATGGTAGTTTACTTTGCCTCTGAATGAGAATTCTGAGTCACAATTAATTGCCCCAAAATGGATTTAAAGATTAATTTCACATTCCAGAGATCTGACTTCTTTAATTGATTAAATTCATTTCCAGCATTACAAAAAGGGAGAACTGACTTATCTACCTTAGATAaggaaatagcaaaagaaaacaacCTAATATGTTAATTAGTATAAAACACAATATTGAGTTAAAATTTCTTATTCTTAAGTAGTCACTAGTATCTGGTATCTCCCGAAGAGAATAAGAGGCTGTTTAAAGTATATTTGGATAGTCCAATGTAGTTGGACTGTCCCTGTGTTTTTCCTCTTGAGAGGTTTCTTGGGTTTGGAATGTAATTGATTTATGTGAGCAGTATGTACTACCATCTTTAATCCTCTTCTGAAACTCTCTTAAGGAATAGAAACAATAAAATCTCCAGGACATTTATAAGGCCTCTAATTAGGATAGACTAACCTTTCACGTTTCATAAGGTGGGAAATCCATGGAAGCATCTTTCTGTTCTGcatcttagaaaaaaataaaattcctgcaTATAACACGAAGTAATTTGATTCACTGTACTTTTTGGTGCTCTTCTGATGTTAATAGCAAAGTTAACTATTTTTACCTTTTGTTACATTAACATGTTTCCTATCTTATAGTGACTGTCTATTGCTTTTTTAACTTGCTgatttttctttaccttctgtttcctcctccataGTCTGTTATTCGATTGATTGAAGAAGCCAACTCTCGAGGTTTGAAAGAAGTCCGATTTATGATGTGGAACAACCACTACATTCTCCACAACTCATTcttcagaagagaaataaaaaggagacCCCTTTTCCGTTCCTGTTTTATACTGCTTCCATATTTACAGTATGTGTCCAGCAGAAATTCTCACCCTCCATTTTATGTAAACGTACAACTTTTAAATGCCCAAAAGACTTTAAAAGACTAACTTGATTATCTAAAATGTAAAATTGAGTTATTCTTTAGGtttaattctttcaaaaatagaGTTCAGATGAGCTGTAATTAACCCAGCACTAAAAGAGTGAGCATCCTCTTGCATTTTTTTGGACTAGAAAGCAAAGTAAACATTTTTCCACAACTAAAAGTAGTTCTATCTAGATTAAGTCAGTGTTTGCATTTGCCTCTTTCATGGAAGATTGAGATACCCTTCCAAGTTATGGGACTATTTTCTAGCCCATAAACTGCCTTGGCAAGTAGAGATTGTCCCTCAAGGTAGTGTTCTCCATTCATCTCCCTTCAGTGAACTTGCATGGAGCGAATTCACCTTTTCAAGCAATTTGCATTCTCATTTGCTCAGTAAGGCCCATTTTCCTGTAACACTCATTAAAAGTACCTGTCATACTTTTAGGTTTGAGACTGAGCTCAAACTTCTGAATTAAAGGGGAGCTCTCCTTCCAGTTCCCCcagtgccattttttttttcctctggagagCCTACTGGCACATCTCCATTGATGGCTAAAGCTGGGGCACATTGCCATTAGCAAGGCCATCTCCGAGAGGTAGTGTCTCTAGGGAAATCATTATCTACTCTAGTCAGATAGATCATATTTAgagcttgatttttaaaatacagctaGGTTTACTTGGTTTTATGAACTGGGGAGATCTAGGGTAATAGTGGTTGGCATCTTATATTCTTACTAGTAGTTTATTTCAAGTCCAAAGTGTGTTTTTTGCATATCATTATGGTAGTCTTAATGATTCTAATTCTGAGATTGCGatggaaacattaaaaacaaaatttaaacaaaaatcctTGAAATGCTCAGTACCTAAAAGCAGTTTGTTAGTAAGGCagatttaagaaatatatgtttCTAAACTTGAGGTAAACATGTGCTTTCTTCTTAGTTTAGGTGTGAAAATTTTaccctgtggtttttttttttcttcttctttttttagaaacTAGTAAAAACGCCGTTCTGTAATTGCGCTAGCACAGCTGAGACAGTGCCAGCGCCCGGCAGCTAGGAACAGACTGTGAGACAGTGGGGCTCATCAGGGAGACccgcagcctggcgtgctgggccAGTCAAGCACGATGCGGCTTCTGTGTGAGAGGAGGAATGCTCGTTCAGTGCTGCGATGTGGGGAGAGTTTTACAGAAGAGTGAAAATTGATTTGTTTCGATCCTAAGACTAGCAATTATGGAATGCCCTTCCCTTcacctttttttaaacttaggcTTGTTTTGTAGAAGTATGAGCTGTAAAACTGCTGTGAGCAGTAGTAGAGTTAATACCACAAATATGGCCTTCCTATTTTTGGCAAAGAAAGTcactcttttccttttcaaactTTCCTATTTTAGTCTTCTTATCTGGAACAGTAATCATCAGGTAAAAAGTAGAGCTTAGCAAATCAAACAGATCATGCAGACATTTCAACAGGAAAAGAGTAGAGTAGCAGCAAGTTCACCAGGGTGTGATGGTGCATGCAGCCATCGAGTTCCTGTCTGCTCTAGAGTCCGGGGCTGGCCtagaggggagagaaaggagaaggaccAATTCCAAAAGTCAGATTTCAGAAGTGGATTTTAGAGAGACCATGGTCTTAGTCAGGAAGAAAgttttgtgtgtggttttttttttttttgaaagttttgtttTGAAGTGTTAGTAAGTGCAAAGCTTCCAAGAAAATCATGGGTGTCAAAAAGGCTGTAACTATCAGCGTATCAGAGATACCTAAGAATTGGGAATGCTAGAGTAGGGAGGTGGGAGTGAATTTCCTGCAAAGCTGGCTCTTTTTAAAGGGTTTCCCTGCCTTTTCCCCCTTCCAGTTTTATTAACATAATTGACATAAAACACTGTATAAGTTGAAAGTGCACAGCATAATGACTTTATATATATTGCAGAATTATTACCACAGTCAAGTTTAGCTGATGTTTCtcagttaaatttttttccatgtgcTTGCTGGTTTTTAATAGGGCTAGTAAAAATCTTACTCTTGAATATTCTTGGAATACTTGAGCTAAACACACAAATACCAGCTTTCAAAGTTCGGAAGTCCATTTCAACTGACAGGACATCTGTCCTGTGCAGTCACCTCATGGTCTTGATAAGGCCTGAGACCCACAGAGTAGCGCTCCTCagcctttctggcaccagggacgggttccatggaagacagtttttccacagactagGGGTTAGAGGAAggtttctggatgattcaagcacattacatttattgtgcaccttatttttatgattattatagcagctccacctcagatcatcaggcattagctCCAGGACATTAGGGACCCCTCCCAAAAaggacaaaattaatttttacttcatCACTGAAGTTAGGAAATGTTTTTCAGAATGgccagaggagggaaggagagtgaTAAACGGTGACCTTAGATTAGGAGAATTCATTCTTCAGAGGTCCTTGAGTATATGCTCCATAGCCTTTGACTGACTCTGGCTCCCTAGAGAAGGATAGGTATGTAGGAAGCTTGCAATGTGTCCATTGGAATACCCATGAGCTGTATATGAAGCTTTCATTTTGTGAACtgatttccaggcaggaatggTAGCAGAAGGAAGAGGAACCGTCTCTTCTGTTGTCAGTGCCAGGTTTTCAGTACAGCTGTGACAGCCTGTAACCTATTTTGGGCAGAGTGGTTGGGAGAATCTTACCTTCCTCCTTCAACCCAGAAACCTCTGTTGGTAACATCAACCCCTAACAATACTGGTAAACCTGGTGGGTTAGGACTTAGACTCTtcacagagcagaaatagagGGAACAGCTAAAAATAAGGAGATTATAGTCTGTGTTTCCTGACATTCCTCTAGAATAGTGACGGCTTTTTAAGGAGTTACATACCTGTCAGAATTTGATTAAAGCAGTGGGGCCTCTCTTCAGAAAAATGTACCAGGCAAGGAAGGCTCTGGAGGAGTCTGTCAGGTCTTTGTGAAAATGCTCCAGAAGACAACTGGCAGGCCTTCTTTGCCCTGAATCTGAGTGTCAGGGTTAGGATTCCCTTTATCTCTGCTTATTTCCTTTTGCTATATTTTGAAAACGGCCAAGAAATAGGATTTAAATCATGTAATCAGGCAGGAATAAGTAACTGCTTGTCTAAACTCATCCTTTAGAGTAACAGACCTAAACTTACGGTTCAAGGATATTCTGGTATCTAGGGCTTAAGGTAATTAGCTCTATCTTAAGCACATCTAAAGCTATAAAATTTGAATTATATTGATGGTTTTGTTGTTATATGTGATatttaaaactgaagaaaatgccAAATGTCAACTTTTCTTTTGATACCAAACCCatgatctgtttatttttataaaaagacattttaaaaaaaaaatattttctgtcatcTCCCTGTAAGCTCCCTCTTACCCACCTGCCTCACTGTCTCCATTCACTATGCTTCCCCATCTAAGTAGCCTTTAGTAGTGATATGTTTTCTGCTTAGTACAACAAAGTTTGAGGAACACATACAAATTGTTGTTACCTTGAAATGGAGTGTAACTATATAGGCAAAAGAGGAATCCAGGActcagaaaggaaagatatttataAATTGGTGCTTGCTTGCTTGCCTTGCAGCAGTACATTCCAGAGTTTTCTCCATAAGGAAGCCGGGGGGGAACTAATAATAGGTTATCTGTACAGTGTTCACGCTaaggttttttctttcctttaattgatagcattttctataattttttaaacttttatattggagtataggcCAGTTGTTTTTAGACATTCATTTAAGCTATTCAGATTATAGTGTTAGAGCACTGTAATGTGAGTTGGACTTATGCTGAGGTTTACATGGacattcctccctctcccttccaggACACTTGGTGGTGTTCCCACACAGGCTCCTCCACCTCTTGAAGCAACCTCCTCATCACAGATCATCTGCCCAGATGGGGTCACCTCAGCAAACTTTTACCCTGAAACTTGGGTTTATATGCATCCTTCTCAGGACTTCATTCAAGTGCCTGTTTCTGCAGAGGACAAAAGTTACCGAATCATCTATAATCTTTTTCATAAGACTGTGCCTGAGTTTAAATATAGAATTTTGCAAATATTGAGAGTCCAAAATCAGTTTctttgggagaaatataaaaggtGAGTCAGCAATATGAAAAGTTCAAAAGAGGTTTTCTTGATGTAGTTAATGATAAATGCAGAACATAATAGTAAAGACTTGCATATAGAACTTAATGtctcattttttcatatattaactcataatTCTCATAACAGACCTTCCAAGTAGGATTATTATAGTCTgcattttacagaaagaaaactgagtcacagaaaaGTTCGGTAACTTGCCACAGGTCATACAGCTAATAAGATATGgtgctggaatttgaacccaggcaggctAGCACCAGAGGCCTTGTTATTGATCACTTTATGATGCTGTATTTCAAGTCAGCCACAAATTAATGTAATTCGGTGTGGGGGAGCTTGCTGGTAGATTTGAGGAACCTCAGAATTGAGAGACTTTCAGGTTGGTGGAATTAGGTAAGGAAGTCACCCTGAGAAGGTAAGCTATGAGAGCTAGATTTGAAATGAAAGAGCAAGTGAACAAATGGTTGGTGGAGCAGAGAGGGAAAGGGCTTTTGTCTGCTGTGCAAAAGAGAAGTTTAAACTTGCAGTATGATCTTTGATGATATTTTTGCCCTTGATGGCTACGTTAACATTTCCTCCCCATTGAAACCATAAAGAGAACATCATGCTTATTAAACTCATCTATACCTTCCTTTTTTTGAATTCCCTGTCTACTTTTTGCTTTAGGAAAAAGGAATATATGAACCGGAAAATGTTTGGCCGTGACAGAATAATAAATGAGAGACATTTATTTCATGGAACATCCCAGGATGTGGTAGATGGGATCTGCAAGCACAACTTTGACCCTCGAGTCTGTGGAAAGCATGCTACAATGTTTGGACAGGGCAGTTACTTTGCAAAGAAGGCAAGCTACTCTCATAACTTTTCTAAGAAGTCCTCCAAAGGAGTCCATTTCATGTTTCTGGCTAAAGTGCTAACTGGCAGATACACTATGGGCAGTCACGGCATGAGAAGGCCCCCTCCTGTCAACCCCGGCAGCGTCACCAGTGACCTGTATGACTCTTGTGTCGATAATTTCTTTGAGCCTcagatttttgtcatttttaatgacGACCAGAGTTACCCTTATTTTGTTATCCAATATGAAGAAGTCAGTAACACTGTTTCCATTTGAAAAATCTTGGTACTGCTAAATTATTTGTACAAACTCAATCCAGCATTTGTAGCAGGTTTTGGATGGGTGGGCAGAGTAGGGAACAGCATTGGAAATAGGGCAGTTTTAAGACCATTTTTTTAAGTgctagaaagtgaaaaaaaattttttaagaaaaacacaagttttaaaatgACCACTTATTCTTTAATTACTTACTAATTGTTGTTCGCGTGCTCAGTGTGGGAAAGACTAGGATTGCACACTCTTTTCACTCACACCTGTACATCATAGGCCGCAATGTTATTAGAAGCGCTTTTATAAAGAAACAGACAGCCTAGCTAAATGTGGCTTAAGCCTGGTAGAAGTTTGGCCAAATGGAGGCTGTGAGCAAATGTGAGGATCCAGTTCATTTACAAAGATTAAAACTGACTGGAACTAGTAGCACCATATTTACTCTGTCCAAAGCACTGCTGCTGTGGTGTAGGATGAGTTGATGGCATTCTGGTGGGTGGAAAGAAATTTCTGTTTCTATCAGTAGGACTGAAATATGTCACCCAACCACAGAGCATCAATGACTTTAACTGTTCTGCAGAGTTTGCCTGAGAACTCAGTTCTGTTTAGAGAAAGTAAGAGGAAAAAGGAACCATTTGAAAAATTTGTCACCAGCAAAATTTTTCATTAACTAGTTATATAAAATGTGGTTCTTATGTTAAACTTCAGCCTTAGAAAACTCAGTCTCTCATTATCATCCACCCCAGTTTGAAGGAGTTGGGCACCTGATTTGGTTAAAGCCAGTCTTGAGAATTAAAAGTATTACTTTTAGGGTTCTAGACGTAGACCCTGACTGAAGGTTTTAGAGAAAGAATACATCTGTAACTGAATTGGTTAGAGTTTATTACTGTACTTTGCACAAAGTAGATCtcaaaaaagtatttgttgaCATGGAAATATTGTTAAACGTGGacccccacccctctgcctgCTTCGCCAGATGTAGCTGGGTTCCCCGGTCAACTCTGTATCTTACACTACTTCACAGAAACACAGACTTGGAAATTGTGCCAGTGGCCAGGCGGGAGCAGTGTTAGGAGACCGGGCCGCTACCTGAGCCGAGAGGTAGCCGCTCAGTGTACTTTGCCTTAAGCAAAGCAAACAGACCTGGATTTACAAAAGTGGAAGTGGTTGTTCACGAAAGAATTCACTATGGAATTCTTTCAGACTCCAAGCTCTCCTCGTATGTTTGCAGTTATTTCATTTATACACAACTCTTCAGGAACTTCTGTGTTGTTCAAAGCAAGATCTATCTATCCTGATGTCTCAGTGACTTGGCCTGTTTAAGCACTTACCAGGGCTTCCACACAGTTATTTATTTTGCCCTCGTTGATCTTTTTGTTTGCTGCCATTGGCATGAAATAGCCAGCTGAGGCTGGTATAGTTGCCCTTTCATTCAGTTGTAACTTGTAAACCAGTAATTCCCAATCTTTTTCAAGTTAAGACATCTTACTGTTGCTTATTTGGTTTTATGAaacttgttccttttttttctccctaaaggaaaaaaaaaaaagctttatgacatatttatttttttaataaaactaaagcaaaaataaaagttctggtaattctttaaaaactttgttgttttggttctCTTTAAGACAGCTGCATTATGATCTGTAAATGCTGGTCGGTTGCGTGAATGAATGTGTGAttgaatgactgagtgaacagACCTAACCAGAAATGCTGCCTAAACACTTGTGCTCTGAGAATCAGCAAAAAAAGTGCATTATCTGGCAATTGACTTAAATCACAAgagaatagtaaatatttttcaggTAAACGCTTGAGGGAAAGAGATAAGTTTTATATCAGCAAACAGCAATagtaaaaaacatatatattaccaggTTGTCCCCTTCAGCAGGTgttaaaggaaatataaaaaggaagtGTAAAAATTTCATCTGCTCTCAAGCACCTTGCTGCTGgtgtttggtcgctcagttgtgtccgactcttctgcgacTTCATTAACTGTAGCCCaaaagtctcctctgtccatggaattctccagacaagaatactggagcaggttgtcatttccttct
This genomic interval carries:
- the LOC122675502 gene encoding protein mono-ADP-ribosyltransferase TIPARP, with protein sequence MEVETTEPEPDCVVQPPSPDEFSCPVRLSEKITPLKTCFKKKDQKRLGTGTLRSLRPILNTLLESGSLDGVFRSRNQSAEESSLHEPLVKKSLEINTSCPPTENSMSVLIPDGTNVGGQMPEAHPPTDAPEQVVPIQDHNFPPETISGTVADSTAGHFQTDLLHPVSSDVPASPDCIDKVMDYVPGVFQDNSFTIQYILDTSDKLSTELFQDKSEEASLDLVFELVNQLQYHTHQENGIEICMDFLQGTCIYGRDCLKHHTILPYHWQIKRTTTQKWQSVSNDSQEHLERFYCNPENDRMRMKYGGQEFWADLNAMNVYETAEFDQLRRLSTPPSSNVNSIYHTVWKFFCRDHFGWREYPESVIRLIEEANSRGLKEVRFMMWNNHYILHNSFFRREIKRRPLFRSCFILLPYLQTLGGVPTQAPPPLEATSSSQIICPDGVTSANFYPETWVYMHPSQDFIQVPVSAEDKSYRIIYNLFHKTVPEFKYRILQILRVQNQFLWEKYKRKKEYMNRKMFGRDRIINERHLFHGTSQDVVDGICKHNFDPRVCGKHATMFGQGSYFAKKASYSHNFSKKSSKGVHFMFLAKVLTGRYTMGSHGMRRPPPVNPGSVTSDLYDSCVDNFFEPQIFVIFNDDQSYPYFVIQYEEVSNTVSI